In Lotus japonicus ecotype B-129 chromosome 5, LjGifu_v1.2, one genomic interval encodes:
- the LOC130717449 gene encoding uncharacterized protein LOC130717449, which produces MAKYAVSDALKCRMLPSTFRGAAKEWFMNLPPGSIAKFCDFSSKLLDHFSAGTIEDLFDIRQEERETLKQYVKRYSAISARFEELQPRMCVCDFKGGLSRGEFYCELGRELACSMIETRAPAQNYILKEEIEAHKRKGERAANVSLARKRIQDEEARREQRLGKAGRFIKKNKRKLLRPKMRDRKHWSSRREAKASQRMRSQ; this is translated from the coding sequence ATGGCGAAGTACGCGGTTTCTGATGCTTTGAAATGCAGGATGCTTCCATCAACGTTTCGAGGTGCGGCAAAGGAATGGTTCATGAATCTTCCTCCGGGATCCATAGCCAAGTTCTGcgatttctcatcaaaattgCTTGACCATTTCTCTGCGGGAACGATCGAGGATCTGTTTGATATTCGGCAGGAGGAACGTGAAACCTTGAAACAATATGTGAAACGATACAGTGCCATATCCGCGAGGTTCGAGGAATTgcagccacgcatgtgcgtgtgcGATTTCAAAGGCGGTCTGTCCCGGGGAGAATTTTATTGCGAGTTGGGTAGGGAGCTGGCATGCTCAATGATTGAAACCCGCGCCCCAGCACAGAACTACATCTTAAAAGAGGAAATTGAAGCGCACAAGAGGAAGGGCGAGCGAGCGGCAAATGTGTCGCTGGCAAGGAAAAGGATACAGGACGAGGAAGCGAGGCGCGAGCAGAGGTTAGGGAAAGCTGGCCGATTcataaaaaagaataaaagaaagcTACTCCGCCCGAAAATGAGGGATAGAAAGCACTGGAGCTCTCGCCGAGAAGCGAAGGCAAGCCAGCGAATGAGGTCGCAGTGA